In Paenibacillus kyungheensis, the following are encoded in one genomic region:
- a CDS encoding acyltransferase, whose product MTKKPRLREIEILRGMAFAAVVLQHSIAHFSVVPELKMEDGARLTLLLLAAKFAVPAFIFITGLVLFYNYEGKINYVSFVRKRFKDIIVPYLLWSVIYSFMVGIYNHPFWESITTMIRFWLTGKSSYHLWYIVMIIPMYLLFPPLRIAVRKIVKWVNGQRKRAWLLIIGLIAGYELILFARPLITDTATSLHIPVISAYFTTYADRNVIYYLFYFLLGALAGLHINVFLDILKRVKFPVIVICGLFAVYYTGLVLGHFPPEAPFGRRFIALTLLQPAMGLFLIAFLALIYIVALSIQSNGGTYHRQLWITLSRYSYGGYLAHALMLRISYIIEESLLAGMNITIRMLLVWIITLVLSVLVTYMISHIPYGHWLTGMSLRKKSEVKI is encoded by the coding sequence ATGACAAAAAAACCTAGATTAAGAGAAATCGAGATTCTGCGTGGTATGGCTTTTGCCGCTGTCGTGCTTCAGCATTCGATTGCTCATTTTTCTGTAGTCCCAGAATTGAAAATGGAGGATGGGGCTCGGCTTACTCTTTTGCTATTAGCGGCCAAATTTGCAGTACCGGCCTTTATTTTCATCACAGGGCTGGTGCTTTTTTATAACTATGAAGGCAAAATCAATTATGTATCGTTTGTACGTAAACGGTTTAAAGATATTATTGTGCCTTATCTGTTATGGTCTGTTATCTATTCGTTTATGGTAGGCATTTATAACCATCCCTTCTGGGAATCGATAACTACAATGATTCGCTTTTGGCTTACTGGCAAATCAAGTTACCATTTATGGTATATTGTGATGATTATTCCGATGTATTTATTGTTTCCACCTTTACGTATAGCTGTCAGAAAAATAGTGAAATGGGTCAATGGTCAACGAAAACGTGCATGGTTACTGATCATCGGATTGATTGCTGGATATGAGCTTATTTTATTCGCAAGACCTTTGATTACGGATACCGCAACATCGTTGCATATTCCAGTAATTAGTGCCTATTTTACAACCTATGCTGATCGTAATGTGATCTATTATTTATTTTATTTTCTATTAGGTGCCTTGGCTGGATTACATATAAATGTGTTCCTGGATATCCTAAAACGGGTTAAATTTCCTGTGATAGTGATATGCGGGTTGTTTGCGGTGTATTATACAGGGCTCGTTTTAGGGCATTTTCCTCCAGAAGCTCCATTTGGTAGACGTTTTATAGCATTAACATTATTACAACCAGCGATGGGATTGTTTTTGATTGCTTTTCTAGCGTTGATCTATATTGTAGCTTTGAGTATTCAATCTAATGGTGGTACGTATCATCGACAATTATGGATCACATTGAGTCGTTACTCATATGGTGGTTATTTAGCTCATGCTTTAATGTTGAGAATCAGTTATATCATTGAAGAATCATTATTAGCAGGAATGAATATTACGATTAGAATGTTATTGGTATGGATTATTACACTTGTGTTATCGGTACTGGTAACCTATATGATCTCGCATATTCCTTATGGACACTGGTTAACAGGGATGTCGTTACGTAAAAAGAGTGAAGTTAAAATATAA
- a CDS encoding DnaJ family domain-containing protein gives MLSWLAEQKINEAIQQGEFDDLEGKGKPLALEDLSHVPEELRAAYKVMKNAGIIPEELQLRQEMLTLTDLIAACEHAGERQALHRKLDEKTLRLQLITSQRGLQENASYHRYENQIRKRLT, from the coding sequence ATGTTATCGTGGTTAGCAGAACAGAAAATCAATGAAGCTATACAACAAGGAGAATTTGATGATCTGGAAGGTAAAGGAAAACCGTTAGCACTGGAAGATTTATCTCATGTGCCTGAAGAATTAAGAGCGGCTTATAAAGTTATGAAAAATGCAGGTATTATTCCAGAGGAGTTACAATTGCGACAAGAGATGTTGACGTTAACCGATCTGATTGCAGCTTGTGAACATGCAGGTGAACGACAAGCGTTACATCGCAAATTGGATGAAAAAACGTTACGTTTACAACTGATTACTAGCCAGCGTGGATTACAAGAAAATGCTTCTTATCACCGCTATGAGAATCAAATTCGTAAGCGATTAACTTAA
- a CDS encoding general stress protein: MDKKIVGVFNTEQEASNSIEQLKSQGFSSEEISVITKDREELRNITEETDTKAPEGVATGATTGGVLGGTAGLLAGLGALAIPGIGPILAAGPIAATITGAAVGAGAGGLLGGLIGMGIPEDEATEYQDYVNNGKILVLVEDDDRYDNVYGVFRNNRTLNETRYRAKETSTTTQAQPETRTTEDPNASKVHKGVDKDSLNDDSQGSDNKLTSYSNGGYGV; the protein is encoded by the coding sequence ATGGATAAGAAAATTGTAGGTGTATTTAATACAGAACAAGAAGCTTCCAATTCGATTGAACAATTAAAAAGTCAGGGCTTTTCTTCAGAAGAAATCTCTGTTATTACTAAAGATCGCGAAGAGTTACGCAATATTACAGAAGAAACAGATACCAAAGCACCTGAAGGCGTAGCAACAGGAGCAACAACAGGTGGCGTGCTTGGAGGAACAGCAGGATTGTTAGCAGGTCTTGGAGCATTAGCGATTCCTGGTATCGGCCCAATTCTAGCAGCAGGTCCAATTGCAGCAACGATTACTGGTGCCGCTGTTGGAGCAGGCGCAGGCGGTCTTTTAGGTGGTTTGATCGGTATGGGTATTCCAGAAGATGAAGCTACAGAGTACCAAGATTATGTAAATAACGGTAAAATTCTTGTGTTAGTAGAAGATGACGATCGTTATGATAATGTATACGGTGTATTCCGTAATAACCGTACATTGAATGAAACACGTTACCGTGCAAAAGAAACGAGTACAACTACTCAAGCGCAACCTGAGACACGTACTACCGAAGATCCTAATGCATCCAAAGTGCACAAAGGTGTCGATAAAGATAGCCTAAATGATGATAGTCAGGGATCAGACAACAAATTAACTTCGTATTCTAATGGCGGTTACGGCGTATAA
- the hrpB gene encoding ATP-dependent helicase HrpB: MTELLNLPVDALIPDLKIYLEQQGVAVVTAEPGAGKTTRIPIALLHEPWLQGKRIIMLEPRRVAAISAARFMAASLEEQVGETVGYRVALDSKVSQNTVIEVVTEGILTAMLQHDPSLEQIGLIIFDEFHERNLHADLGLALTIESRSILREDLRVIVMSATMDPKPVAHLLGDAPILSSAGRTYPVHTYYVQGESIFKMYQRPYSDWAKKVANTIQEALQQHEGDILVFLPGIREIRAVQRECRSSIDSINNSTELLILHGGMTSSEQDQVIIPSAKKMRKVVLATSLAESSITITGIRIVIDSGLTRIPVFSARTGMEHLATERVSQDSADQRRGRAGRTEAGICYRLWSEEEQSYLATTRSPEIVQSDLTSMALHIAVWGTDIKELSWLDQPPQAAYEQACQLLIDLEALDEQKGITAHGRELSKLRVHPRLAHMIVHAIPLGMVQQACDLAALLQERDLLSSHEAGADMEHRVQALQGHSSYQVDPRAIQRIKEWSRRFEQQSRLIQGYNTPSSIDPDLSTSNTGMLLSLAYPDRIAKNRGNGTFLLRIGRGASFASSAHRSDYLTTASYIVAAQLDDTGTDSVIRLAAEVSESQLRRIHANHIQSVHQVDYDEERESISARIDTYLGAILLQSVSDPKPSAEQIQLAIIHAIRYKGLDSLNWTKAAIQWRERISFMHQLDPDYPAMDDSTLLAEMDEWLLPYIEGIRRFNELKKLNLTELLLHRLSWEQRQAIDRLAPTHIEVPSGSRIAVNYTDPKRPFIAVRLQELFGCMTTPMIGHHIPLTIHLLSPAGRPVQVTNDLISFWQHAYFEIKKDLKGRYPKHYWPDNPLTAEPTHRVKPRQS; the protein is encoded by the coding sequence TTGACTGAATTATTGAATTTGCCTGTAGATGCGTTGATTCCTGATTTGAAAATATACTTAGAGCAACAAGGAGTAGCCGTAGTCACAGCAGAACCCGGAGCAGGGAAAACGACTCGTATTCCTATCGCTTTATTACATGAACCGTGGTTACAAGGAAAGCGGATCATCATGTTAGAACCGCGGCGGGTAGCCGCTATTTCTGCGGCACGTTTTATGGCAGCTTCCTTAGAAGAGCAAGTAGGCGAAACGGTAGGTTATCGGGTAGCGCTGGATAGCAAAGTAAGTCAGAATACAGTGATCGAAGTCGTTACTGAAGGGATTTTGACAGCGATGTTGCAGCATGATCCTTCATTAGAACAAATTGGTTTGATTATTTTTGATGAATTTCATGAGCGGAATCTGCATGCTGATCTAGGGCTTGCTCTAACGATAGAGAGCAGGTCTATTTTGCGTGAAGATTTAAGAGTGATAGTGATGTCAGCTACAATGGATCCTAAGCCTGTAGCTCATTTATTAGGAGATGCTCCTATACTGTCTAGTGCAGGTCGAACTTATCCTGTGCATACGTATTATGTACAGGGTGAATCGATTTTTAAAATGTATCAACGTCCTTATTCCGATTGGGCGAAAAAAGTAGCTAATACTATCCAAGAAGCATTACAACAACATGAAGGTGATATTTTAGTCTTTTTGCCTGGTATACGTGAGATTCGAGCTGTACAGCGAGAATGTAGATCATCTATCGACTCGATCAATAATTCTACCGAATTGCTGATTCTGCATGGTGGTATGACTTCATCCGAGCAAGATCAAGTGATTATTCCTTCTGCAAAAAAGATGCGTAAAGTAGTATTAGCTACTTCATTGGCTGAATCAAGTATTACAATTACAGGGATTCGGATTGTAATTGATAGTGGTCTAACCCGTATTCCTGTCTTTTCCGCTCGTACAGGGATGGAGCATCTAGCTACAGAACGTGTATCACAAGATAGTGCAGATCAGCGTAGAGGTAGAGCAGGGCGCACAGAAGCAGGTATATGTTATCGACTGTGGAGTGAAGAAGAACAATCTTATTTAGCAACTACTCGTTCACCAGAGATTGTCCAAAGTGATCTAACATCTATGGCTTTGCATATTGCTGTCTGGGGAACTGATATAAAAGAATTAAGCTGGTTGGATCAGCCACCGCAAGCTGCTTATGAGCAAGCTTGTCAGTTGCTTATTGATTTGGAAGCATTAGACGAGCAGAAAGGCATTACAGCGCATGGACGCGAATTGTCAAAACTACGTGTACATCCCCGTCTCGCTCATATGATTGTACATGCTATTCCTTTAGGCATGGTTCAACAAGCTTGTGATCTTGCGGCATTGTTGCAAGAACGTGATCTGTTATCTTCTCATGAAGCAGGTGCAGATATGGAGCATCGGGTACAGGCTCTTCAGGGTCATTCTTCTTATCAAGTAGATCCTAGAGCTATTCAGCGTATCAAAGAATGGAGTCGGCGTTTTGAACAACAGTCACGTCTGATTCAAGGGTATAATACTCCTAGCTCAATTGATCCTGATCTTTCCACATCCAATACAGGGATGTTGTTATCGTTAGCTTATCCTGATCGTATCGCCAAAAATCGTGGTAATGGTACATTTCTATTACGTATAGGGCGTGGGGCTTCATTTGCTTCTTCTGCACATCGTTCTGACTATCTGACAACAGCTTCTTATATTGTAGCAGCACAATTAGATGATACAGGAACAGATAGTGTGATTCGACTAGCGGCTGAAGTGAGTGAATCACAACTTCGTCGAATACATGCCAATCATATTCAATCTGTACACCAAGTTGATTATGATGAAGAACGTGAATCAATATCTGCACGAATCGATACTTATCTAGGCGCAATCTTATTGCAATCGGTATCTGATCCTAAGCCTTCCGCTGAACAGATTCAATTAGCTATAATACATGCGATTCGTTATAAAGGTCTGGATAGCTTGAACTGGACCAAAGCTGCCATACAATGGAGAGAACGGATTTCTTTTATGCATCAGCTTGATCCTGATTATCCTGCAATGGATGATAGCACTTTATTAGCAGAAATGGATGAATGGTTACTTCCTTATATAGAAGGAATCCGTCGCTTTAATGAACTAAAAAAATTAAATCTAACAGAATTATTGCTACATCGCTTATCCTGGGAACAACGACAAGCCATAGATAGACTAGCGCCGACACATATCGAAGTGCCTAGCGGATCACGTATTGCTGTGAACTATACTGATCCAAAGCGCCCGTTTATCGCTGTTAGATTACAGGAGCTATTTGGATGTATGACTACACCGATGATTGGTCATCATATTCCTTTGACGATACATTTATTATCTCCAGCAGGACGACCGGTACAGGTTACTAATGATTTGATCAGCTTTTGGCAACATGCTTATTTTGAGATTAAAAAAGACTTAAAAGGTAGATATCCCAAACATTATTGGCCAGATAATCCGTTAACAGCGGAACCTACACATCGTGTGAAACCTCGCCAATCTTAA